One part of the Fusobacterium perfoetens genome encodes these proteins:
- a CDS encoding ABC transporter ATP-binding protein, with protein MGKFVLKNLEKTFENLDDNNTLFKNINLEILDNKITVILGKSGCGKTTLLRIIAGLEKISSGEIKYFDDTDKEIKDFKIGFVFQESRLMPWLTVSENIKIYDLENKITSSEIDNLLDLVSLKNCKNFLPSALSGGMSNRVAILRALAYKPDILLMDEPFSALDYFTRKNLQQTLINIFKSTKKGIIFVTHDIDEAITLADRIIVISDKKFTTFDISNPQPKDIDKIEYLNLKKEIKNLLK; from the coding sequence ATGGGTAAATTTGTCCTAAAAAATTTAGAAAAAACCTTTGAAAATCTTGATGATAATAACACTCTTTTTAAAAATATAAATCTTGAGATTTTAGATAATAAAATAACTGTCATACTTGGTAAAAGCGGTTGTGGTAAAACTACTCTTCTTAGGATTATAGCTGGACTTGAAAAAATATCTTCTGGAGAGATAAAATATTTTGATGATACAGACAAAGAAATTAAAGATTTTAAAATAGGATTTGTATTTCAAGAAAGTCGTCTTATGCCGTGGCTCACTGTTTCTGAAAATATAAAAATCTACGACTTAGAAAATAAGATTACTTCTTCGGAAATAGATAATCTTTTAGATTTAGTTTCTCTTAAAAATTGTAAAAATTTTTTACCTAGTGCTTTATCTGGAGGAATGAGCAATCGTGTGGCTATACTTCGTGCTTTGGCTTACAAACCTGATATTTTATTGATGGACGAGCCTTTTTCAGCCCTTGATTATTTTACAAGAAAAAATCTTCAACAAACCCTTATAAATATTTTTAAAAGCACAAAAAAAGGAATAATTTTTGTAACCCACGATATTGATGAGGCGATAACTTTAGCTGATAGGATTATTGTTATCTCTGACAAAAAATTTACAACTTTTGATATATCAAATCCTCAACCTAAGGATATTGATAAAATTGAATACTTAAATTTAAAAAAAGAAATTAAAAATTTATTAAAATAA